From the Colletotrichum lupini chromosome 1, complete sequence genome, the window taaagctactttagtagtttagtaataatataaagatcgtagcccttaaaaagcttataaagatttattcataatattaatttaacgctACTACTCCTAGCcgatttaaatttactttgcgagataattataattttaactataaagtcgtaattaacgtaatatacttaataaattataagggtactaattaattagtattttacgttattaatattactacttttttttaagtagtaaggTTCTTTGCggatataattacgaagtatatataggaggctttttagctatattaaattaatatttacctcggTCCACTAgattagattattataaatactaataagaactttagtGCCGTAAAGTTTAAATTctttactaaatttatatttattaaggttaaagaAGTACTTAtcgaagtttataatagtattaataaggctaagaaatactacgcagtatttaaaaaggtatacgatattatttaaaataagtacttattaataagcgtagaggttatattttaagttataattaaggtaattaataatataattagcttaaatagcctcgttttTATACTCTTCGTTTTtagagcttttttatatatttttaataaatctttaccgttattagatattatttaacatatagaggtagttaaaaaagtaataaaggaagTTTATAGACTTtgtattagtaagtaagtaagcgaggtactagctatttaaaacggattaaatatttcctatattattaatctattattataattaaatattaaagtttagtaagaaaataagggataaaaaggcttatttaagctcgttttaataaatagtactacttatataataaaattaccttacggcttaataagcttctaagttattataattaaaccttagtacttaaaagaGGTCGACTCTAAgccgctagctataataataaagtacgttaactacttattaatccctatagttaactagttaattaatcatagcgctattataaacgaagtccttaacgagattattattatagttaataacgaccttttattatagagtaagaggattagaaaaatattaatatagcgcggctatagtaatacttttataattataacttaatttatatttaaaaaagaggtaaattttaagttagttactaagctccgtaataagggtattattactactttaaaagtactttttataaaatttattaataaagagcttttaggactagtaaagagaggggtaattaaatttatttaacttagccctaaatatagggatataaagatatttaagtctcgatttattaacgaaattaagaacctaggacttaaccttattaaaaagttttacttagttatataagggtataataacgaggggaAAAAGGAGatccttatatagttactaataatttaaaaaactaattaatatctaatttttaccctagccccgaccctaatttaaaaaggctacgTCGTTTAGTTAcgaaatattacttaagtatatgtataattaagctaacctctttactataaggtttttacttaattattaactcggatccgttatttatactctaagggtactattttatatattatatagttattatatagtctCGTAgaatttagtacttattagtaagtaatatataataagtattatttaaaaatgctctaaataataatatttacgttcgatttatacttactagtcTCAATAAGAGAAAGcggattatttattattattaatatatagactaataatattattaaactattaaataagacttttagttaaaaagaaaaaactaagcttaagcgcgctaagctactaactaaattaaaataataactattagctaacgagctatttatttttaataacgggattattttattagaaagtattaatatagtgcttaaataaaagaactaaaagaaaaagcttaagtaagttaacccctcggtattaaatactaaataataattcgttaagtaacgagctcgaggtacttatattatattaatttactaattagaagtagcttttaatatatcgtttattatttaatattaagtagatccgttatttattaattacgctatgctaaaccgttatattaaatagtaaatagaatacttagaccgagggcttatattcgtattattaaatctaactatagctaaactctttatctttataaataagttattcgcgaataatactaattatattttataattaagttatattattatttttatgaataaaaaatagactaacgagagctttataattaataataatattatttactatagctctaCGAAGAGTAAAAGGATTATTTAGAgcgtattagtattagaggtttacgGAATAGTTATAGGcgttaacgttacttatactattttaattaccttagaccttattactaaataactcgacgttctaaagatctttattatagtttatataaatttatatttattatataaatacctcgttaagctaggtattacgaaaaaaaaagcgctttataataaatattataatacttaagtaattatataaacgccGTAAGCTTTgcgagatttattaaattaatagtaataataacctaactaataggtttataaaaagtatattaaataagttctttaaacgattcgttaataaaggaattattatacttaaaatagaaggataagtaatacgtagttaaaatagtaatatattataagtaataagttgtTTAGTAAACGTATATACTTCTCGGGCTTTAGTTTAGAGAGAAACGTACGTATTCGGGGCGTAGTTagactaataaaaagcttttttttaactacgctaaattTAACAATTTTTAAGgagtataggtatataaattatatatattaaaggattaggaagtaattaaaaagaggggatattaaaatttctatataaataattataatagaagctatactaaaattttaatatacggctttaggtatttttaaataggggattaactatagattttattattagttctcgctagcgggggacctagcccctattttagctttttttattataaaagtaaaagactattaatattagattatgaggtagaaaaggggccttattaagtagttaggtaggggtggtaggtaggtagtctgggcccgtatagacggacccttttacttacctatacttactaagggaccgcgggctctgcccacgatcttcccctcttatatatacgcaatagacctatattaacctattaacttagttgcgaccaaaaggtctgacctgcctACGTGTATACCAAAACTTCACATTCGCGACTGCCGGGGTCAAAGATGTCAATCAACTTTACGTGTTCCGCTTCTTGTAAGTTGCATTATTGCCAGGCCATCGCCATTCACGTCTGTCAATAAATCACTGACCCCGCTTCAGCGTTGGTCTGTTTGAAGCAGGGCACTTCCCAGCCGTCATGTATGTATGTTCTAGTTACTATAAGCCGCACGAACTGGCGCGGCGCAACACACTGATCCAAGTATTCACTTCTGTCGGACCACTTTTCTCCGGCTTCCTGATGGCCGCTGTCTATGCTAGCTTAGACGGAAAGAGTGGTCTCCCAGGCTGGCGATGGATGTATATGTAAGTGAACAGAAACCCCTTCTTACAGCCCAGTAAATGGGGAAATCATGCTGACAGAAAGGTCAGTGTTTGCGGGTGCATATCCCTACCTTGTGCGATATGGACGGCATTTGCCATGCCACAGCTTCCTTCCCGGGCTAAAGCGAACTGGTATGCACGATCTGAATCATTCCCGTAGAAGGGCAACACCGTTGCAACACTAATATGATGATGTATTCTCTTAGGATCTTCACCGAGAAGGAAGTCGAGCTCGCCCGCGCTAGAATGCCTACCGAAGTCAAACCTTACACTGGATTGTTCAAGTGGAAGGATATCAAGCGATGGCACACGACGTGGCACGTCTACCTCTGTAAGAGATCCATGCCGCCAGCGAAAACGTTTAGTGAGAGCTGACACATAAAGTCCCGCTATTCTTTACGTTCCTTGCTCAACTAGGCCAGTCCGGAGGATCAAGTAAGTTGACACATGAATAATGTTGCTCGTCAGAGAGCAGTCACTTACTGtccgtacttaatatagtgATCTTCTGGGTCAAGAGCTACAACGTGACTGGAAAGCCGCCACGATTTTCCGTAGCAGAGATCAACATCATCCCACTTGGAGTGAGTTTCCAGCACCTGAAGTATTACTCAACCACATCGGAGCTCACGCTCCTAATAGATCAATATTATTTCCATTTTCGCCACTCTTGTCAACTCATGGGTTTCGGACAGCTTGCCTGGAGCAGCTCGATGGCCCGGTATGTTGTTCGCCAGCACCATGGCTATCATCTTTCCCATTGCACTGGCAGCTACACCTGTGCATCCAGCGAACATTGCAACTCGATGGGCATTGTATTGTAAGCCTCTCAATCTATTTCGCCGCACAACTTACCACAATTTGCTTACTTTTTCCCTTCAAAAGACCTCACCGCACTTTCAAGCACATGCGCCGGCATCACATGGACATGGGTGAATGAGACAAACCGGCACGACCCCGAAAAGCGGGCATATGTGTCTGCAATGGTTTGTCTTACTATTTTCAACTTGTATCTACTACTTACATGTAAATCTGAGCTAACGTCAAACGTCACTATCAGATGAACGCGTTCGCCTACATTTTCACGGCGTGGGTGCCCATCTTCACTTTCCCTGCCAACCTTCAGCCTTTCATCGTGACTGGCAACTACATCACAGCTGGATTCGGAGCAGCTGCCGCAGTGACTGTACTCGTCATCCGACACTTTTACAATCGAGATCTGAAGACGCAAAGCGAGCTCAAATTCTGAAAGCCTGTCAGCTTCAGAAGTTCAGAGCTGTAGAGGCATCTTCTGGTCAAGAAGCTTGCGTTGATGCTCATGGGACTCCTTTACATGTAATTCAACCAGATGGTGTGCGTACTAAAGGGCAATAATGGATGCCTCTCTGGAATAAAGTAGTCTGTTTCGGCGATTCCATTATTAACACCGTAATGCTTACTATATCTGATCATTTTTTCTCCTGAATGATGGTATTCATTACCAGTCTATACGTATCTGTCGTAAAGTAGTCCCAAGCCCAAGACCTGGATGCCGCAGATGTCGCGGTCCAAGACGTGACCGTGATTGGCGCGCTTACTCCCATCTTGTTTAGAATCTCAGCACCAACATCAAACATGATAAAGGCCAGCCAATGATGATTGGCGAACATCAAGCGAACCCAATCATGGTTGTACTGCTGTGCGCTAACTGGTCTCGGTACCTACTTTTCAGCGTGGATCCTCCAACGCCGGGACGTCACCACACTTGAGCGGCATCCCATGGCTGCATGCCAACCCCATCGACGCACGATTATTCTGCTGCAGCATCCCCAGATTGTAAGACTAAAACAAGGAGATTTAAGCCCTCCAACCTCTGGGTACCCCACGCCAGTTGCGTACGAGAAGGAGTGCCGTGTAGATCACTGGGGCAGAGGAAGTGCTTAGCGCTACCCTGTTTCTTCCGGTCCATGAACTTGACCTCCCCGCTCGTCCATCTTCCCGCCAGCGGCCGTGTTGCCGATATGAACTTATAAGAAGGAAGAAGTTACCCGCAGAGAGCGAAATGGATTGGTTAGTACCGAAACGCTGTCAAGCGTTTCTGGGAAGGAAAAGCGAAGTTCGAGCACTCGTGAGAATCACAACGAAGTCGAGGGGGGATGTCCCAGGGTATGGAATGGCATGCAAGACAGGTGATAACGTTATGCTATTGTTCGTCAAGTCTTACTCGCCAACTATGGTGTGATTTGGCTGACCCAATGAGCTCATCCCTGTCCCAGGAACCTATAACGTTATACCCCAAGGACTGCGCTATTCAATGGAGTTTTAACGGCGACCGATGTGAACATGACTGATGTTAAGCTGTTATAAATACAACGATGGGAAGCCTTAGATCAAAACGTGGCCATAATCAACAATTTTAGGGAAAAGTCTGTTCTTCTCCTACCTACTTTGAATTGCATCTTGCCAACATGATGAAAGCCATCAAGCATGTTGCCGTCATTGGTGTAAGTCGCtgatataattactatcaaTTTTACTCACAATTTCTGACCAATCCGAAAGGCAACCGGCGCATTGGGAGAGATTCTCATCCCAGCACTCCTGCAAGCTGATTTCGAGGTGACATGCATCACTCGACCCGGCAGCCAAAAGAGCCTTCCCGCCGGTGTGCACGTAAGATCCTCCGACTACTCGAATGTCGAAGCTCTCACACAGGCTCTGGGAGGTCAAGACGCCGTTGTCGAGGCTTTCAATCCAGCAGCCGCATCCTATCAGACCAACATCCTGCAAGCAGCCTCGGCCACCGGAGTCAGGCACATCATCACCCCAGACTTCAGTGGTAATACGTTCCATCCCAACGCCAAAGATGCTCTAATCTTCGGTCCGAAGTTGGCAGCTCAGCGTGAAATTGAATGTGCCGTCGCCGAGTCAAACGGGTCGTTGTCATGGACGGCCATTATAACTGGTCCATGGTACGACTGGACAATCGAGCGTGGAATCTTCTGGATCAACCAAGAACGACGAACCATCACTCGCTATGGTTCCGGACACCAGAAATGCAGCATCAGTCGTCGGGCACTCAATGGCGAGGCCTTAGTCGCTGTGTTGTCTAACCCTGAGAGATACCAGAACAGGGCTGCCTATTTTGCCAGCCACACTGTATCGGCAAATCATCTGATTGCACTGGTTGAAGATCTTGGTCTCGAGGGTTGGGAAACTGTTGACGTGACATTTGACGGGTTTGCAGACGAGGCTCGTGCTTTGTGGCGGGAGGATACAGAAAAGGGAGTCGAGGACAGACTCAACTCCAGGGCATATGCCGCCCTTTCCACCGTGGCGCTGCTGGATGGAGataataactacg encodes:
- a CDS encoding major facilitator superfamily transporter encodes the protein LRPKGLTCLRVYQNFTFATAGVKDVNQLYVFRFLIFTEKEVELARARMPTEVKPYTGLFKWKDIKRWHTTWHVYLFPLFFTFLAQLGQSGGSMIFWVKSYNVTGKPPRFSVAEINIIPLGINIISIFATLVNSWVSDSLPGAARWPGMLFASTMAIIFPIALAATPVHPANIATRWALYYLTALSSTCAGITWTWVNETNRHDPEKRAYVSAMMNAFAYIFTAWVPIFTFPANLQPFIVTGNYITAGFGAAAAVTVLVIRHFYNRDLKTQSELKF